The Neptunomonas concharum genomic interval GCTTTGGGTGCGAAGCCTACCTGATAAAGGGTTTGCTATCTGCCTGTTTTTTCCTGAACTGGAGCACATAAACGAATTGTAAAGAATGTAAATTTGCTACGCGAAGCTGGCTTGATATGAGAGATTAGCCACTAATGTAAATAATTATCATTCGTAATACAGGTTTAGCCAAATGACTCCAGCTTCGTTATTGAAAAAATTACCCCTAGCCTTAGCGATCAGTGCCGCAAGTGGGGCGGTTATGGCAGAAGGACAAGCCAAAGAGTTACAACCTCTAGAGGTTTGGGCAACACAAATATCAAGCTCATCTGAATACCTTGGCGATAATGATATTCAGCTTAAACAAGCCGACCATTTAAGCGACTTAATGCGTATGCTGCCGGGTGTTGAGGTTGGTGGAACACACTCCGTCGTACAAAAGATCAGTATTCGTAGTCTGGATGACACAGACCTGAATATCACGATCGATGGTGCTAACCAACAAGCTTATGTTTATCACCACGCGGGCAACCTGCTGATCAACCCAGATATTTTAAAAGCGGTAGATATACAAGTGGGTGCAAACTCAGTCTTGACGGGAGGTCTTGGGGGGAATGTCGCTTTCGAAACAAAAGATGCTATTGACTTACTTCAACCAGGCCAAAAAGTTGGCGGACGAATTCAGGGTCAAGTAGCCAGCAATAAGTACTTCGGAACCTCATTTACCGGATTTGGGCGCTTAGGCGAGAATTTAGATTTTCTTGCTTATATCAATCAGGTCGATCGTGATAACCCTGATGATGGTAAAGGACGAGAAAGCTTAGGTAATGATGGGAAAATCATGAATGGCCTGCTCAAGGCCGGTATTGCACTAACAGATGAGCAGCGCCTTGAGGTGGCATATGACCACTACAAGGATGAAGGAGATTATCCTTTTCGTGCCGATATGGGTGTAGGGACTAATCAGGCTATTACAGGAGATCGCCTCTATCCTACCGATTACCAACGGGATACCTTCACAGTGGGCTATGAACTGGATAAGGGGGATGCTCTATACCTAAGAGCAAATCTATACCACAACGAACTCGCTTTAAAACGCCGTGAAGATGCCGAGGAATATGCGGTAAAAGAGGGCGTTACAAAGAATATTGGCGGTAAAGTCTTAGCTGAGACCCTACTGGAACATGCGACGTTTAATCAAACCTTACGTTATGGCGGCGAATACAATCTCCAAAAAACGCGTATGTACAAAGATGGCCATAACAAAGGCGGTGAAGAGGCTGCTCGCTTGGCTCTCTATGCTGAGGATACGCTGGATTTTGATGGTATTCGTATCACACCGGGGCTACGGTATAACTTCTATGATATAGATGCTACCGCAGCTGATAAAAGCTACAACGAGTGGACATGGGGCCTTGCAGCAGAGATGGATCTGAACTCACAGTGGACATTACGAGCGGCTGCAACCCGGTTATTCCAAGGGCCTAATCTAGAAGAGGCGTTCTATGCGGATTATGTTAACTCAAACAACGCCTCACTGAAGCCTGAAACAGGTTTAAACCGTGAAGTTGGAATCCGCTTCCGCCAACAGCAACTTGGGGGCTTTGATGAAGTTAACGTAGGTTTCACGGCCTTTCATACATCCATTAACGACCGTATCGCCTGGAGCCGTAGTGGAGGCAGCTGGTTCAACCAAGATAAGGTTGAGTTAAAAGGTTTTGAGGCCAGCGCACGCGTAGAAAAAGGCTCATTTAGCGCTTTAGCAAGCTACTCAAAAACTGATACAGAAGACAAACTGACAGGCAACCCTATAGCAGATCAATCCGGTGATAGCGTTTCATTAACTGTAGATTACACCTTCCCACAGCAAGTCACCTTGGCGTGGGAATCACAATGGATCATGGAAGAGGGACATTACAACAAGCCTGCTTACAACGTGCATAGCATCTCTGCACGTTGGGCACCTAAATCGGTTAAAGGGCTTGAGCTGACCGCCGGAATTGAGAACATCTTTGATGAGTATTATGTCTCTCATGTTTCCCGTATTGGGGAGTCGAATCACCCACGCTTCGGACACTTAGTGTTAGATGACTCTGAGCCAGGTCGCAACATTAAACTCACAGCCGCTTATAGTTTCTGATTCTATTTTTAATGACGAACCGGAGGTTTCACCTCCGGTGCGGTGAGGGCATAAAAATGCTGGATGCGATAGCGCAATGGGTATCGCCACGCCTAATGCGGACGATTCATCTTTACTCAGCAACCTTGATGTTGGCCGCCATGCTTTTCTTTGCATTCACTGGCATCACACTGAACCATCCAGATTGGTTTAGTGAACATCAATCAACCCTACGGGAGGAGGTTTTACCCGAGCCAATTCAGCAATTTCTTACGATTACCGACCCAGGGCAAGCCCCCCCTTCGCTTGTCTTGGATTGGTTAAAGAAAGAGCAGAATATCCATGGCAAGAAGATCGAGATCGATTGGGATAGTGCAGACTCCTTATTGTTGATTGATATACAACAACCGGGAGGGTTTGCTCTAGTTGAAGTCGACTTAACATCCGGCCGTGTTGTGATCGAGCAACGTCTGGGGAGCTGGGTACAGGTGTTAAATGATCTACACAAAGGGCGCTACGTAGGCGAGATATGGAAATGGTTTATCGATATCTCAGCGCTGATCATGCTGCTGTTTACCTTAAGTGGTTTCTGGCTGATTTTACCGCAAAAACGAAGACGTCAAGGCCTGCTTGGAATCGCACTAGCGGGAACCTTGGCACTGGTGCTGCTTTATAAAGGAAGTATTTAATGCTCAGAAAAACAATCTTGCGCCAATTGTGCATAGCGGGGTTAGGTGTTGGCTTAACACTGAGTGCAGCCACGGCTCAAGCCGCCGTGTTACAAGTCAACATTGAGCTACCCGAGTTTACACAAGGCCCATACCATCGCCCCTATGTAGCGGTTTGGGTAGAGAACGAAAAACACCAGCCAGTTCGGCAGATAGCGCTCTGGTATGAAGATGCCGAATGGCTAAAAGATATACGTCGATGGTGGCGCAAAGCCGGGCGTTATGGGCAAGCTGAAACAGATGCTGTTACTGGAGCGACCCGAGCCCCTGGACATTATCAACTGGTATGGGATGGAAAGGATGCCAAAGGCAACCTATTACCTGAGGGCAGCTATTTTGTCCAAATTGAGGTGGTTCGTGAGCATGGGGGACGCACATTGCGCGAAGTGCCAATAAGCGTACCCCTCAAAGCACTGGATATTAGCCATCCCCCCGAAGGGGAACTAGGTAGCGTAAACCTCAAAGTGACACAGGAATAAAAGGACAACATATGCAACATATCGTTAACCCCAAGGTGCTCTGGCAGCACCGCAAAGCACTCTCACTGGCGTTACTCTTAGGAGCATCGTCAAGCATAGCGACAGCTCACCCTGTGTGGCTGCTGCCTAGTGAGTTTGTACTCTCCAGTAAGGAACCAGTATGGATCACTGTCGATGCATCTGCTTCTAACCATGTTTTTATCTATGATCATGGCATACCGCTGGAGCGCGCCAAAATAGCCTCCCCCGATGGAAAGACACGCCCAGTTGGCACCTATTTTAAAGGCCAACGCCGGAGTGTATTCGATCTGCAGTTAGATCAAGAGGGGACATGGAAGTTATCTGCCTCGCGCCCAGCCACACATATTACTTACTATGAGCACAACGGCGAAAAAAATCGAATCTTCGCAACTAAAACAGACGCGAAAAAACGCTTACCTAACGATGCTAAACTTGGCACAACAACCTTATATCACACCGCTACACACGCCTATGTAACTTGGGGAGCGCCATCTGGGAAGGTGTTAGAAACCACAGGGAAAGGGCTAGAACTGGTTGCAAAAACTCATCCTAATGACTTGGTAGCAGGGGAGAAAGTGACATTACAGTTTCTTCTTAACGGTAAACCTGCTGCCAATATTGATGTTGATGCGACGCCAAGCAACACCCTGTATCGCGATGACCGAATGGAAATACATGCGCGTACCGACGCTCAAGGCTATTTCAGCTTTACGCCCTCACTCGCAGGGCCGTGGTTGGTCGGCGCTCATACTGAATACACCATCCCATCACCAGACGCTGACAAGGAGGCCCACCTGCTTTATCTAACATTGGAGGTGCAAGTGCAGTAACCAACAATTGTGATACTTATTTTACAATTGCGTGATTAACCCATGACTTCTCACCCATAGACTTCCCAGTAACCATTAATACAACTGGGAAGTTACGCTATGAAAATAAAAACGCTACTAGCCGGTATGGCTTTATCTGTTGCCGCAGCACCAAGCTTTGCAGAGGTCATCTCCGTTGAAGTTACCAACCTTACCCACGGCAGTTACTTCACCCCTTTATTATTAACAGCCCATGGCGATAACCTCCATCTGTTCAATGTCGGGACAGCGGCGACGCCTGAGCTTCAAGCGATGGCTGAAGGCGGTAGTATTGATGGGCTCGTTGCCCTAGCCAGTGCTGCTAATGCCTCTAACATGCCCAACCCTGCGGGAGGCTTACTGGCACCCGGCGCTAAAACCAGCGTAATGCAGTGGGATACCGGCTCGAACGGTTATCTCAGCATTGTGGGTATGGTGCTACCGTCTAACGATGGTTTTGTCGGTCTTAACAGCTGGAAAATCCCCACAGCAAAAGGCAAATACACGGTCATGCTCAATGCTTATGACGCTGGCACCGAAGCCAATGATGAGATCGTTAACGGCGGTGGCGCACCTGGAGCACCGGGCATTCCTGCTAACCCCGGTGCTAATGGCGGAACTGGCGCTACCGGCGTGACGAGCACAGAAGCGAATCAGACGGTCCATATCCACCGTGGTGTATTAGGAGATACGGAAGAGTTCAGCGGGCCAAGTGATTTAGACTCACGCATTCACCGTTGGTTAAACCCGGTTGCTAAACTGGTTGTGACTGTAGAATAGGAGAGGAGACGATGAACACGAAGTACATAATGTTTCCTGCCTTAATCGCTTTGCCATGGTTGCTCACAGCCTGTAGTGGTAGCAACAACGACTCACCCGTACAAAAGGTGATGGCAAACTATGAAATCAAAATTACCAACGCCACCCATGGTCAACCACTATCGCCACCTGCCGCTATTTTGCATGATGGGCAATATATGGCATGGTCGATAGGTTCATCGGCTAGCGCTGGGTTAGAAACCCTTGCAGAATCAGGGTCGCCAGCTGATCTGGTGGCCGAAGCGGCCTCTACGGTTGCACAAACCACAGGGAGTGGCGTTGTTGTACCTGGAGCCATGATGTCGTTGATGCTATCGGGTGAATGGTCAAGCGATCTTGAACTAACCGTCGCGACGATGCTGGTGAATACCAATGATGCTTTTACCGGCACAACAGGATGGCATGTGGGTGACTTGGCCGTTGGCGAGCATAAGCAGATGCTGATGCCTATCTATGATGCGGGCACCGAAACCAATGACGAGCTTGCCGCAACGATCCCTGGGCCTGCTGCTGGTGGAGAAGGCTATAACCCTGCAAGGGAAAGTCATGATCAAGTCAGACGCCACCCCGGTGTCGTTACCCAAGCGGATGGTTATGCAGACTCAGCATTGACCGAAGCGCACCGTTTTGATCAAGGCGCCATGTTAGTTAGCGTAGTCCGTACTCAGTAATCTATGCTAGATTGACAAAAAGGATGGTGGCTTTCACCATCCTTGTACCACCAACGGAACACCCCATGCACGAAAGAATTCTGATTGTCGAAGACCAAGAAGATATCAATGCACTGATCGCCTTGAATCTAGAGGTACTGAACTACCAAGTAAGCTGCGCGCTCAATGGCACGGATGGTTTACAACAAGCACAAGATGGCGAATTCGATCTTATTATCCTCGATGTGATGCTACCGGGTATCGATGGGCTGCAAATCTGCAAAATTCTTCGCGCAAATAACCTTTTCACACCGATATTGATGTTAACCGCCCGTAAAAGTGAGGCGGATCGAGTGGTCGGGCTTGAAGTAGGCGCAGATGACTACCTAACAAAACCCTTTAGTGTATTAGAGCTACAAGCACGCGTTAAAGCCTTGCTGAGACGGATGGAGTTTAATAAGCAACAGCAAACAGAAGAGGGCAGTGCTGACGACATTACGGTTAAGCAACTACAGATTCATAAAACCAAACGTGTGGTCTCTTTAGCGGGGCAACCGATTAACCTGACCGCTAAAGAGTTTGACTTATTGCTGTATCTGGTGAGTTTTCCTGGTCAGGTTTTTAGCCGCGAACAACTCCTCAATGCCGTATGGGGCTACCGACACAGCGGATATGAACATACCGTCAATTCTCATATTAACCGCTTACGCGCAAAAATAGAGCAAGACCCAGCCAACCCACAGTTTGTGCTTACGGTTTGGGGTGTAGGATATAAGTTCAGTGAATAGACAAGGTTTTAGATTTCGCTTATCGCTGGCGCTGTTTGGCAGCTTTCTACTCATTGGCGCTTTTGCAATTATGCTGTTTGTTTACTCGTCTCGTGCTTACCAGCAAGAGATCACTCAGCTCATGCACAAAGAGCTAGCCACCCATGTGGTTGAAGAATACCGTTTTTATCAAGGTGATAAGCCAGACATAGAAAGCACTAAAGAAACCTTCCATAACCTCATGTATTTAGGCGCAAATTTTGAATTTTATTTACTCGATACAAGTGGCAAAATACTGGCCTATTCAACCGATCCTGCAAAAATAAAACGCGAAAAGGTCAGCCTAGCGCCAATCCAAACGTACCTAAACACCTCCATTTTAGATCAGCCCATACATGGGCAAGACCCAAGGTCACTCACTGGTGAGAAGATATTCAGCGTTGCCACCATCAAGCAAAATGACCAAGTGCAAGGCTATCTTTATGTGATTTTAGGCAGTGAAATCTATGACGAAATTGCCGATATGGTACTGAGCAGCCAGATCTTACAATGGGGGCTGGGTTTGCTTACCGCAGGTTTTGCTTTCGCGCTTTTGTCAGCCCTATGGATTACAGGATTGATTACCAAACCACTGCATCTGCTCACATCACAAGTCAAAACGGTGCAACAAACAGGGCTATCAAAACAATCTGTGCAGAACATACAGGTGATAGAACGGCTTGAGCAATGGCAAGAGGGCACACAAGATGAAGTGAACATCTTAGGGAGTGCCTTTAGGGAGCTATTAGAGCAGCTCAATGAGCAATACCAAAATGTAGTCACGGTAGATGAACTCCGAAAAGAGCTGCTATCACACGTATCACACGACCTCAGAACGCCATTGGCCTCCTTGTTGGGCTACTTAGAGACTTGGGAGCTAAACGAAGGCAAAGTATCAGCCATAGAAAGCCGCCAATATATACATATCGCCAAAAAGAATGCCCACAAGATCTCCTTATTAATCGAGCAGCTCTTTGAACTGGCTTACCTTGATAGTGGCAACGTACAAGTGAATAAAGAGCACTTTTCCATCGCTGAACTGATTCAGGACGTCCTGCAAAAGTTCCAGATAGAAGCGCAACAAAAGCAAATACACCTAGATATCTCACCGAAAGACAGCAGCATTTGCGTCTGTGGTGATATAGAAAAGCTGGAAAGAGTCTTTACTAACCTGATTGAAAACGCGATTCGTCACACCCCCGAAGGCGGCTCAATTACCGTAAAGCTGATTAACAGCTCGGGGCTGGTATCGGTCGAAGTCACCGATACCGGAATAGGTATACCAGAAGCCGACATCCCCCATGTGTTCGACCCCCACTATAAAGCGCAGAACAGCGTTAGGGAAAACACAGCCCATGGCGGTTTAGGCTTAGCCATCACTAAAAAGATTTTGGATTTACACCAGTCAGAGATCGCCGTGAAAAGTGCGATAGGCCAAGGCACCACCTTTGAGTTCTCTTTAGCGGCTAAAGCGTAACCTCAGACACTGTAAGCACAGCAATAATCTTTTGATGATAACCGCTCCAGACGTAACGAAAATGCTTACCCTGGCGCGGAATCGTCACCGCTTTTGGCCGAAACGCCGCAACACACTCGCCACCGCTATCTCGCACGCTGCGGTATAACAAACCATTGCTATCCTGATCCCTCATGGTCTTAGCAAAAACCTGTGCCGCTGAATAATCATCAGGATCATGTAACGTCTCATACTCAGCATCACGCACATCATGCAAGGGCAGGGCGACTTGGTTAATATACTGGCGCATCGTCAGCTCAGTATCAGGCTCTTGGGTAGCTGATAAAAACTTCTCCCGGTGGTAGACCGTCTCCGCAATGGCGGTATTCAGATCCCGAGCCCCGT includes:
- a CDS encoding TonB-dependent receptor domain-containing protein, with the protein product MTPASLLKKLPLALAISAASGAVMAEGQAKELQPLEVWATQISSSSEYLGDNDIQLKQADHLSDLMRMLPGVEVGGTHSVVQKISIRSLDDTDLNITIDGANQQAYVYHHAGNLLINPDILKAVDIQVGANSVLTGGLGGNVAFETKDAIDLLQPGQKVGGRIQGQVASNKYFGTSFTGFGRLGENLDFLAYINQVDRDNPDDGKGRESLGNDGKIMNGLLKAGIALTDEQRLEVAYDHYKDEGDYPFRADMGVGTNQAITGDRLYPTDYQRDTFTVGYELDKGDALYLRANLYHNELALKRREDAEEYAVKEGVTKNIGGKVLAETLLEHATFNQTLRYGGEYNLQKTRMYKDGHNKGGEEAARLALYAEDTLDFDGIRITPGLRYNFYDIDATAADKSYNEWTWGLAAEMDLNSQWTLRAAATRLFQGPNLEEAFYADYVNSNNASLKPETGLNREVGIRFRQQQLGGFDEVNVGFTAFHTSINDRIAWSRSGGSWFNQDKVELKGFEASARVEKGSFSALASYSKTDTEDKLTGNPIADQSGDSVSLTVDYTFPQQVTLAWESQWIMEEGHYNKPAYNVHSISARWAPKSVKGLELTAGIENIFDEYYVSHVSRIGESNHPRFGHLVLDDSEPGRNIKLTAAYSF
- a CDS encoding sensor histidine kinase — encoded protein: MNRQGFRFRLSLALFGSFLLIGAFAIMLFVYSSRAYQQEITQLMHKELATHVVEEYRFYQGDKPDIESTKETFHNLMYLGANFEFYLLDTSGKILAYSTDPAKIKREKVSLAPIQTYLNTSILDQPIHGQDPRSLTGEKIFSVATIKQNDQVQGYLYVILGSEIYDEIADMVLSSQILQWGLGLLTAGFAFALLSALWITGLITKPLHLLTSQVKTVQQTGLSKQSVQNIQVIERLEQWQEGTQDEVNILGSAFRELLEQLNEQYQNVVTVDELRKELLSHVSHDLRTPLASLLGYLETWELNEGKVSAIESRQYIHIAKKNAHKISLLIEQLFELAYLDSGNVQVNKEHFSIAELIQDVLQKFQIEAQQKQIHLDISPKDSSICVCGDIEKLERVFTNLIENAIRHTPEGGSITVKLINSSGLVSVEVTDTGIGIPEADIPHVFDPHYKAQNSVRENTAHGGLGLAITKKILDLHQSEIAVKSAIGQGTTFEFSLAAKA
- a CDS encoding DUF2271 domain-containing protein, which gives rise to MLRKTILRQLCIAGLGVGLTLSAATAQAAVLQVNIELPEFTQGPYHRPYVAVWVENEKHQPVRQIALWYEDAEWLKDIRRWWRKAGRYGQAETDAVTGATRAPGHYQLVWDGKDAKGNLLPEGSYFVQIEVVREHGGRTLREVPISVPLKALDISHPPEGELGSVNLKVTQE
- a CDS encoding DUF4198 domain-containing protein, with protein sequence MQHIVNPKVLWQHRKALSLALLLGASSSIATAHPVWLLPSEFVLSSKEPVWITVDASASNHVFIYDHGIPLERAKIASPDGKTRPVGTYFKGQRRSVFDLQLDQEGTWKLSASRPATHITYYEHNGEKNRIFATKTDAKKRLPNDAKLGTTTLYHTATHAYVTWGAPSGKVLETTGKGLELVAKTHPNDLVAGEKVTLQFLLNGKPAANIDVDATPSNTLYRDDRMEIHARTDAQGYFSFTPSLAGPWLVGAHTEYTIPSPDADKEAHLLYLTLEVQVQ
- a CDS encoding response regulator transcription factor, whose protein sequence is MHERILIVEDQEDINALIALNLEVLNYQVSCALNGTDGLQQAQDGEFDLIILDVMLPGIDGLQICKILRANNLFTPILMLTARKSEADRVVGLEVGADDYLTKPFSVLELQARVKALLRRMEFNKQQQTEEGSADDITVKQLQIHKTKRVVSLAGQPINLTAKEFDLLLYLVSFPGQVFSREQLLNAVWGYRHSGYEHTVNSHINRLRAKIEQDPANPQFVLTVWGVGYKFSE
- a CDS encoding PepSY-associated TM helix domain-containing protein produces the protein MLDAIAQWVSPRLMRTIHLYSATLMLAAMLFFAFTGITLNHPDWFSEHQSTLREEVLPEPIQQFLTITDPGQAPPSLVLDWLKKEQNIHGKKIEIDWDSADSLLLIDIQQPGGFALVEVDLTSGRVVIEQRLGSWVQVLNDLHKGRYVGEIWKWFIDISALIMLLFTLSGFWLILPQKRRRQGLLGIALAGTLALVLLYKGSI
- a CDS encoding spondin domain-containing protein; translated protein: MKIKTLLAGMALSVAAAPSFAEVISVEVTNLTHGSYFTPLLLTAHGDNLHLFNVGTAATPELQAMAEGGSIDGLVALASAANASNMPNPAGGLLAPGAKTSVMQWDTGSNGYLSIVGMVLPSNDGFVGLNSWKIPTAKGKYTVMLNAYDAGTEANDEIVNGGGAPGAPGIPANPGANGGTGATGVTSTEANQTVHIHRGVLGDTEEFSGPSDLDSRIHRWLNPVAKLVVTVE
- a CDS encoding RES family NAD+ phosphorylase, encoding MRLPVEVLPDWGQLHRLVPSHFPPIGLFETVADPEDLDLVYAIESLTNDRLRDEVGNLCLLSPDERVSGPGSTPVMAAFTHIGVASRFTDGRFGVYYGARDLNTAIAETVYHREKFLSATQEPDTELTMRQYINQVALPLHDVRDAEYETLHDPDDYSAAQVFAKTMRDQDSNGLLYRSVRDSGGECVAAFRPKAVTIPRQGKHFRYVWSGYHQKIIAVLTVSEVTL
- a CDS encoding spondin domain-containing protein yields the protein MNTKYIMFPALIALPWLLTACSGSNNDSPVQKVMANYEIKITNATHGQPLSPPAAILHDGQYMAWSIGSSASAGLETLAESGSPADLVAEAASTVAQTTGSGVVVPGAMMSLMLSGEWSSDLELTVATMLVNTNDAFTGTTGWHVGDLAVGEHKQMLMPIYDAGTETNDELAATIPGPAAGGEGYNPARESHDQVRRHPGVVTQADGYADSALTEAHRFDQGAMLVSVVRTQ